The DNA window CGCAAAAGAAATTGGAGAAAAATGTAAAAATGTTGATGTGGCTGAAGCAAGTGCGGCTGGTTTTAGAATTATAGATGAAATTATTGGCTATGACAGATTAATAATTATTGATTCAATAAAAACTGGCAAAGCAAGACCTGGAACTCTTCATAAATTTTTAGTAAACGATTTTGCAAAAACTCTCCATCTTTCAACTCCTCATGATATTAGCCTTTTTGAAGCTTTTAAAGTAGTGAGAAAAGAAAATGTAAAACTCCCCTCACAAATTGAAATCTATGCTATGGAAGTGGAAGACACCTCAACCTTTTCTGAGAAGTGCACAGAACTTGTTGAATCTGCAATTCCAAAAACCGTTCAACAAATTATGAAAGAGCAAAATCTGACATAAAACTGAATTACTGATTTTAAATTTTTTATAATAGATGCAAAATTTGACATAAAATAACAAGAAATTTTTTTAGGAATTTAGTGGGGCTGTAGCTCAGTTGGGAGAGCATTTGTCTGGCAGACAAAAGGTCACGGGTTCGAGCCCCGTTAGCTCCACCATCTTTCGCACATTTATTTCATAAATGAGCTTCAGATGGCAAGCCATATTTTTTTTATTCATTCCATTGAAGTCTAAATTCAATTATTCAGGGTGAAAGATGTCTTCCGTAGTCTATATTCTCTATATCAATGCTCCAGCGTAGAATAAGTTGACGGAGGAAGACACTATTAGTTAAAAATAATGTATTATACTTACATAATTGAAAGTAAAACAGTCCCAACTAAAAAGTATATTGGCTATACCTCTGATTTGAAGAAACGATTAAATGCTCACAATTCAGGAAATTGTAAATTCACATCAAAATATAAACCCTGGAAAATTAATACTTATATCGCTTTCATTGATAGAGAAAAAGCTATGAAATTTGAGAAGTATCTTAAATCTGGTTCAGGACATGCCTTTACAAAAAAACATTTCTAAATGAAATTAAAATAAAACATCCCTTTAAAACCAGCCTCTCCGCTGTCATTCCATATAATTTGGGAATGCATTTGATTTCATGCTTTTTCTAGCAATCTGGGTTTTGCCATAAACCTACAGTGTTTTTATTGACAAAAAATTCTATAAAATATTTCTTTATTTTAAATCTCTTATGCTTCATAATTAGAATAGGATTTGGAGATATTGATAATAATAACTTAATGAAAAATACATGTCCCCGATACATCGGGAGACAAAGGAGAACGAATCCCGATTTATCGGGATGAGTCAGAGTTATCAAATTTTCTCTGTGTTCTCTGTGTCCCCGCCTGCCAAAGCCTTGTGCGGCGGGCAGGTCTGCGGTGAAGATTTTCAATGAAGAATAACTATGGACAAAAACACAGCAAAACAACAAATCGCCAAACTAATTGATAAATACAAACGACTTTTAGAAGCAGGTAAGGTCAAATCATATAACGAAGCTCAAACTCGTAATGAATTTATTGAGCCTTTTTTTCAGTTTTTGGGCTGGGATATGCGAAACCTTGAATACGAAAACGAGGTTACCACTGAGGAAAATGTTTCAAAAGGAAGGGTTGACCTCGCCTTTAAAATAAACAACATTCCAGTAATGTTTTTAGAAGCAAAGGCTTTAAAGATTGACCTTGATGAATGGAAATGGGCAGAACAAGCTATTAACTACAGTTGGAACAAAAGTGTAACCTGGGCAGTGCTTACAGACTTTGAAGGTATCAAGATTTTCAATGCGGAGATACCACCCAAAGGACTTTCTGATAACCTCTTTTTTGAACTTTCCTGGCAAAATTATTTAGATAGATTTAACCAACTCTATCTTTTATCAAAAGAAAGCTTTGAGCAAGGATTACTCTCCAAAGAAGCGGAAAAATGGGGTAAACTCATAAAAAGAAAGCAGGTTGGTGAAAAACTCTTTGAAGATCTAACTAATTGGCGTGGATGCCTTACCAAACAGTTTAAAAAGAAAAATGAACTCACAGAAGAAGAATTAGACGAAGGTGTGCAGAGAATCATTGACCGTTTAATTTTTATCCGAACTGCAGAAGACCGAAACATAGAACCAAATATTTTGCTTTCTCTTCTAAGAGGTTGGAAAAGTTCTGGAAAGAAAAAAAGCCTATATAAACAACTTGTAAAAATCTTCCACAAATTTGATGACGGCTACAACTCAAAACTGTTTGCTCCCCATTACAGTGAAAAATGGGAAGCAGATGACAAAGTGTTTATTGATATTATTCAAGGACTTTACAAAACAAAAGATGGCTATAGATATGATTTTTCTGCTATTTCTGCTGATGTGTTGGGTGGCATTTACGAGCAGTATTTAGGATATGTGCTGAAAAAAGTAAAAAAGAAATCAGCAGCAGAGGCAAAGCGAGCAAAACGAAAATCTCAAGGAATTTTTTACACGCCAAAATATATTGTGGATTCCATCGTTACGCAAACACTGGGCGAAGTTTTACGAAAAACAAAGAGAAAGGATATTCCGAAAATCAAGGTGCTTGACCCTGCTTGCGGTTCTGGCTCTTTTTTGATTGCCGCTTATGACAAAATTCTGGAAACATTAGAAAAACAAAATCCACAAATTAGTTTGTTTACCAAGTTTGATATTTTGAAAGATAACATCTACGGTGTTGATTTAGACGAGCAAGCAGTAGAAATTGCCCAGCTTAATTTGCTTTTAAAAGTCCTTACTCAAAGGGCAAAACTGCCGACTTTGCAGCACAATATTCGTATGGGAAACTCTCTGGTATCTGGCAATGCAGAAAGTCTTGAG is part of the Candidatus Cloacimonadota bacterium genome and encodes:
- a CDS encoding hydrogenase maturation protease — translated: MKTLFLGLGNPILTDDGVGIRIAKEIGEKCKNVDVAEASAAGFRIIDEIIGYDRLIIIDSIKTGKARPGTLHKFLVNDFAKTLHLSTPHDISLFEAFKVVRKENVKLPSQIEIYAMEVEDTSTFSEKCTELVESAIPKTVQQIMKEQNLT
- a CDS encoding GIY-YIG nuclease family protein, which produces MYYTYIIESKTVPTKKYIGYTSDLKKRLNAHNSGNCKFTSKYKPWKINTYIAFIDREKAMKFEKYLKSGSGHAFTKKHF
- a CDS encoding N-6 DNA methylase produces the protein MDKNTAKQQIAKLIDKYKRLLEAGKVKSYNEAQTRNEFIEPFFQFLGWDMRNLEYENEVTTEENVSKGRVDLAFKINNIPVMFLEAKALKIDLDEWKWAEQAINYSWNKSVTWAVLTDFEGIKIFNAEIPPKGLSDNLFFELSWQNYLDRFNQLYLLSKESFEQGLLSKEAEKWGKLIKRKQVGEKLFEDLTNWRGCLTKQFKKKNELTEEELDEGVQRIIDRLIFIRTAEDRNIEPNILLSLLRGWKSSGKKKSLYKQLVKIFHKFDDGYNSKLFAPHYSEKWEADDKVFIDIIQGLYKTKDGYRYDFSAISADVLGGIYEQYLGYVLKKVKKKSAAEAKRAKRKSQGIFYTPKYIVDSIVTQTLGEVLRKTKRKDIPKIKVLDPACGSGSFLIAAYDKILETLEKQNPQISLFTKFDILKDNIYGVDLDEQAVEIAQLNLLLKVLTQRAKLPTLQHNIRMGNSLVSGNAESLEPYFGEKWQKQKPFNWNEKFKEVFLPTKVSTKADEQGGFDVVIGNPPYIFARGKSFSNQVKKYYYDQYELAEYQLNTYLLFINRSYKLLKDGGYFGFIIPNTWLTIDTFSNLRKFLLEQTGSLQIINIYDKVFQDANVDNCLLIFKKGRRSKVTLGEFREGKLEIVGKFLPDLFRSNNHIINISLAKNKEKMKILKKIEKKSKQLSLYSTVKAGLKAYETGKGNPVQTDKMKNNRIYHSKEKVDESYVKYLEGRDVKRYQISWSGWWLKYGKCLAAQRKEELFTTPRILVRQIPSPPPYSINAVYTEKYLLNDINSMIIFKFVNVEPLFILAVLNSRVTTFWFTNTFDKFQRKTFPQFKVKELAIFPIPQASKNEQEEVAKKSQQMLNLNKELQATSENTDKWNRLKEKIERLDQKIDQEVYKLYGLTREEIKIIEQER